One part of the Methylobacterium mesophilicum SR1.6/6 genome encodes these proteins:
- a CDS encoding N-acetylmuramoyl-L-alanine amidase: MPSCTRLIRTACLCLALALAGPSARAETGEKPAVAIGADLATQAGTTRLTLTLSRAVEARGFVMERPDRAVIDLPEVNFQLEPGTGSRRDGLVQSFRYGLFAPGRSRIVIDLASPATVGRIETATRPKDGAVLLTIPLQRADREAFRKAASAADPAPAQARTAAPEPADRRPLIMVDAGHGGTDPGAIAVGGVFEKDIVFGFAQALVEKLEAGGRYRVRMTRDRDVFVPLAERVRLAREAKADLFVSIHADSISAAPQVRGATIYTGSEKATDAESAKLAERENRADAAAGVEAAEAPPDIADILQELTLRETRGFSSGFARTLMGQLAPVMEMSSKPHREARFVVLRSPDVPSVLVELGYLSSKRDLEMLQSPEWRAGVTGSMAKAIDLFFTNRATLGRPVGTRRSAAVAPVLP, from the coding sequence ATGCCGAGCTGCACGCGCCTGATTCGTACCGCCTGTCTCTGCCTAGCGCTGGCGCTGGCGGGACCGTCGGCCCGCGCGGAGACCGGCGAGAAACCCGCGGTCGCCATCGGGGCGGATCTGGCCACCCAGGCGGGGACGACGCGCCTCACCCTGACCCTGTCCCGCGCCGTCGAGGCCCGCGGCTTCGTGATGGAGCGGCCCGACCGGGCGGTGATCGACCTGCCCGAGGTCAACTTCCAGCTCGAACCCGGCACCGGCAGCCGCCGCGACGGCCTCGTGCAATCCTTCCGCTACGGCCTGTTCGCCCCGGGCCGCTCCCGCATCGTGATCGACCTCGCCTCGCCCGCCACGGTGGGGCGGATCGAGACCGCCACGCGGCCCAAGGACGGGGCCGTCCTGCTCACGATCCCGCTGCAGCGCGCCGACCGCGAGGCCTTCCGGAAGGCGGCGTCCGCGGCCGATCCCGCCCCCGCGCAGGCCCGGACCGCCGCGCCCGAGCCCGCCGACCGGCGCCCGCTGATCATGGTCGATGCCGGCCACGGCGGCACCGATCCCGGGGCCATCGCGGTGGGCGGCGTGTTCGAGAAGGACATCGTGTTCGGCTTCGCCCAGGCGCTCGTCGAGAAGCTGGAGGCGGGCGGCCGCTACAGGGTCCGGATGACCCGCGACCGGGACGTGTTCGTGCCGCTGGCCGAGCGGGTGCGCCTCGCCCGGGAGGCCAAGGCCGACCTGTTCGTGTCGATCCACGCGGATTCGATCTCGGCCGCCCCCCAGGTGCGCGGCGCCACGATCTACACGGGGTCCGAGAAGGCCACCGACGCCGAATCCGCCAAGCTTGCCGAGCGCGAGAACCGGGCCGATGCCGCCGCGGGCGTCGAGGCCGCCGAGGCGCCGCCCGACATCGCCGACATCCTGCAGGAGCTGACCCTGCGGGAGACCCGCGGCTTCTCGTCGGGCTTCGCCCGCACGCTGATGGGTCAGCTCGCCCCCGTGATGGAGATGAGTTCTAAGCCCCACCGCGAGGCGCGCTTCGTGGTGCTGCGCTCACCCGACGTGCCCAGCGTGCTGGTGGAATTGGGCTATCTGTCGAGCAAGCGCGACCTGGAGATGCTGCAATCGCCGGAGTGGCGGGCCGGCGTCACCGGCTCCATGGCCAAGGCGATCGACCTGTTCTTCACCAATCGTGCCACGCTGGGGCGGCCGGTGGGGACGCGCCGCTCGGCCGCCGTCGCCCCAGTTTTACCATAG
- a CDS encoding Phasin protein, translating into MGKPRRPRGGRPAWEPKPPLDADVPSEAGAETPATGISAIEMAKAVTAKYETAEAGTTEDETAEAETATDPATDQELAVEAAVVPEAGTAEPVAQATTETSDPQGDPQPEPSSAAAPDEAPIPEAEPVVQPGSAPTDAVAPDLSPVLAEFPAVAAAPASQRIVFAPERWDVVEISSTIARYMRGEGEAALAHLRALSDARTPADLIRLQVGEAQRAADASLSCWVTVVSKASRVMAFR; encoded by the coding sequence ATGGGAAAGCCGCGTCGACCGAGAGGGGGACGTCCCGCCTGGGAGCCGAAGCCGCCGCTTGATGCGGATGTGCCGTCCGAGGCCGGGGCCGAGACGCCCGCGACCGGGATCTCCGCCATCGAGATGGCCAAGGCCGTGACGGCCAAGTACGAGACGGCCGAGGCCGGGACGACCGAGGACGAGACGGCCGAGGCCGAGACGGCCACCGATCCTGCCACGGACCAGGAGCTCGCCGTCGAGGCGGCCGTCGTGCCGGAGGCCGGGACGGCCGAACCGGTGGCGCAGGCCACCACCGAAACCTCCGACCCGCAGGGTGATCCTCAGCCCGAGCCGTCCTCCGCGGCGGCCCCCGACGAGGCACCGATCCCGGAGGCCGAGCCGGTCGTGCAGCCGGGATCGGCGCCGACCGACGCCGTCGCACCGGACCTGTCTCCCGTCCTGGCGGAATTCCCGGCCGTCGCCGCTGCCCCGGCTTCGCAGCGCATCGTGTTCGCGCCCGAGCGCTGGGACGTCGTTGAGATCAGCTCGACCATCGCGCGCTACATGCGCGGCGAGGGCGAGGCCGCCCTCGCGCATCTGCGCGCCCTGTCCGATGCCCGCACGCCGGCCGACCTGATCCGCCTCCAGGTCGGTGAGGCGCAGCGCGCCGCCGACGCCTCCTTGAGCTGCTGGGTCACGGTGGTCAGCAAGGCGAGTCGGGTGATGGCGTTCCGCTGA
- a CDS encoding phasin produces MQTPNFEIPTEMRDFAEKSVDQARNAVGTLMANAIKATEQVQASGQTFQSTFTAAVAKGFDHAQTNANATFDFAQKLVRTKDLREAFELQSEFVRSQFAALQAQAKDYGALAQNAAR; encoded by the coding sequence ATGCAGACCCCGAACTTCGAGATCCCGACCGAGATGCGCGACTTCGCCGAGAAGAGCGTCGACCAGGCCCGCAACGCCGTCGGCACCCTCATGGCGAACGCCATCAAGGCCACTGAGCAGGTCCAGGCCTCGGGCCAGACCTTCCAGTCGACCTTCACCGCGGCGGTCGCGAAGGGGTTCGATCACGCGCAGACCAACGCCAACGCGACCTTCGACTTCGCCCAGAAGCTCGTGCGCACCAAGGACCTGCGCGAGGCCTTCGAGCTCCAGTCCGAGTTCGTCCGCAGCCAGTTCGCCGCCCTGCAGGCGCAGGCCAAGGACTACGGCGCCCTCGCCCAGAACGCCGCCCGCTAA
- a CDS encoding glycosyltransferase — protein sequence MHVVILAEFAAASGGAEKVALESARGLAEAGVAVTYIQAIAGPADPMLDHAGIRRVVLDLPDIWSLGGARAAAAGLWHAAAARGLAAALGGLPTRPDVIHLHQWTRALSPAVFPILAAAGAPLVVTLHDYALACPNGVYYRFDRAEPCGRVPLSAACLAAPCDPRSRAHKLVRVARAATLRRVLRGRPLHVVHVCDASRRLVAERMGDLLGGDAVTHHRVDNPVRVADGPPAAPAGGDAVAYVGRLTREKGADLVADAARAAGLTALFIGAGPLEAELRGRPGVEVVGWQAPEAVWAMLRTRARALAAPSRWYETGPLTVYEALAAGIPVVASDRSGAAEKVRHGETGFVVAPEVAPLADAFAALRDDARTRTLGAEARRRFRAEPMTLAVHAAALQALYIGLARSDLGASQHARPAPRPHSPGIEPA from the coding sequence ATGCACGTCGTGATCCTGGCCGAGTTCGCGGCCGCCAGCGGCGGCGCCGAGAAGGTCGCGCTCGAATCGGCCCGCGGGCTCGCCGAGGCGGGCGTCGCGGTGACCTACATCCAGGCGATCGCCGGCCCCGCCGACCCGATGCTGGATCATGCCGGCATCCGGCGGGTCGTGCTCGACCTGCCCGACATCTGGTCGCTCGGCGGGGCCCGGGCGGCGGCGGCCGGCCTCTGGCACGCGGCGGCGGCGCGCGGCCTCGCCGCCGCGCTCGGCGGATTGCCGACGCGGCCCGACGTCATCCACCTGCACCAGTGGACCCGCGCCCTGTCGCCGGCGGTCTTCCCGATCCTCGCGGCAGCGGGCGCGCCGCTGGTCGTGACCCTGCACGATTACGCCCTGGCCTGCCCCAACGGCGTCTACTACCGCTTCGACCGGGCCGAGCCCTGCGGGCGCGTACCCCTGTCGGCGGCCTGCCTCGCGGCGCCCTGCGATCCGCGCAGCCGCGCCCACAAGCTCGTGCGCGTCGCCCGCGCGGCGACGCTGCGGCGGGTGCTGAGGGGCCGCCCGCTCCACGTCGTCCACGTCTGCGACGCGAGCCGCCGTCTCGTCGCGGAGCGGATGGGCGACCTCCTGGGCGGCGATGCGGTCACCCATCACCGCGTCGACAACCCGGTCCGGGTCGCGGACGGGCCGCCGGCCGCGCCGGCGGGGGGCGACGCGGTCGCGTATGTCGGACGCCTGACCCGGGAGAAGGGCGCCGATCTCGTGGCCGACGCGGCCAGGGCCGCCGGCCTGACCGCCCTGTTCATCGGCGCCGGCCCGCTGGAGGCTGAGCTGCGCGGCCGGCCCGGGGTCGAGGTGGTGGGCTGGCAGGCGCCCGAGGCGGTCTGGGCGATGCTGCGCACCCGCGCGCGGGCCCTGGCCGCCCCGTCGCGCTGGTACGAGACCGGCCCGCTCACCGTCTACGAGGCGCTGGCGGCCGGGATCCCGGTGGTGGCCTCCGACCGCTCGGGCGCCGCCGAGAAGGTCCGGCACGGCGAGACCGGCTTCGTCGTCGCCCCGGAGGTGGCGCCGCTGGCGGACGCGTTCGCAGCCCTGCGGGACGACGCCCGGACCCGCACCCTCGGAGCCGAAGCCCGGCGCCGTTTCCGTGCGGAGCCGATGACGCTCGCCGTGCACGCGGCGGCGCTGCAGGCCCTCTATATCGGCCTCGCCCGGTCGGATCTTGGTGCGTCGCAACATGCGCGACCCGCGCCGCGCCCGCACAGTCCCGGAATCGAACCCGCCTGA
- a CDS encoding glycosyltransferase family 4 protein, translating into MHVVLVADHAAINGGQAKVAIESALGLAARGVRVSLFAAVGPVDPRLEPAGIRVVCLDQDDVTTARSKLAFAAQAIWNGAAGRALARELAACDPRDTLVHVHAFAKALSPAIGPALRASRLPCLYTMHEFFLVCPTGGFYAYPEQRICHRRPMSAACVVANCDARSYPRKVARMIRHAGLTQVARLPELFAHVITISDLQEGVVRPLMPPGTAFHRVDNPIAVARAPVRDEPPGDFLFVGRISTEKGAPIFAEAARRAGARAVFVGDGPQRAELAARYPEAVMLGWRDAAGVQALMRQARALVFPSVWYEGQPLTVYEALACGTPVIVSDACAGREAVVDGETGFWFRSGDPEALAAHLRRLSEDGLAARMGRAAHDRYWAAPLTLDAHLDRLEGVYETVMREASARGPAVAGARRPLATA; encoded by the coding sequence GTGCACGTCGTCCTCGTCGCAGACCACGCCGCCATCAACGGCGGCCAGGCCAAGGTTGCCATCGAGTCGGCCCTCGGCCTCGCCGCCCGCGGCGTGCGCGTGAGCCTGTTCGCCGCGGTGGGACCCGTGGATCCGCGGCTGGAGCCCGCCGGCATCCGGGTGGTCTGCCTGGATCAGGACGACGTCACCACGGCGCGCAGCAAACTGGCCTTCGCCGCGCAGGCGATCTGGAACGGGGCGGCGGGCCGGGCGCTGGCGCGGGAACTCGCCGCCTGCGATCCCCGCGACACGCTGGTCCACGTCCATGCCTTCGCCAAGGCGCTCTCGCCCGCGATCGGCCCGGCGCTCCGGGCCTCGAGGCTGCCCTGCCTCTACACGATGCACGAGTTCTTCCTGGTCTGCCCGACCGGCGGCTTCTACGCCTACCCGGAGCAGCGGATCTGCCACCGGCGGCCCATGTCGGCCGCCTGCGTCGTGGCGAACTGCGACGCCCGCAGCTATCCGCGCAAGGTCGCCCGGATGATCCGCCATGCCGGCCTCACCCAGGTGGCCCGGCTGCCGGAGTTGTTCGCCCACGTCATCACGATCAGCGACCTGCAGGAAGGCGTCGTGCGGCCGCTGATGCCGCCGGGCACCGCGTTCCACCGGGTCGACAACCCGATCGCCGTGGCGCGGGCGCCGGTTCGGGACGAGCCGCCGGGCGACTTCCTGTTCGTCGGGCGGATCTCCACCGAGAAGGGCGCGCCGATCTTCGCCGAGGCGGCCCGGCGGGCGGGCGCACGCGCGGTCTTCGTGGGCGACGGCCCCCAGCGGGCCGAGCTCGCCGCGCGCTACCCGGAGGCGGTGATGCTCGGCTGGCGCGACGCCGCGGGCGTGCAGGCGCTGATGCGGCAGGCCCGGGCGCTGGTCTTCCCGAGCGTCTGGTACGAGGGCCAGCCGCTCACCGTCTACGAGGCCCTGGCCTGCGGCACGCCGGTGATCGTCAGCGATGCCTGCGCGGGTCGGGAGGCGGTAGTCGACGGCGAGACCGGGTTCTGGTTCCGCTCGGGCGACCCGGAGGCGCTGGCCGCGCATCTGCGCCGCCTGTCGGAGGACGGGCTCGCCGCCCGGATGGGCCGCGCCGCCCACGACCGCTACTGGGCGGCGCCGCTGACCCTCGACGCGCATCTGGACCGGCTCGAAGGGGTCTACGAGACCGTGATGCGCGAGGCGTCCGCGCGCGGGCCAGCAGTCGCGGGGGCCAGGCGGCCGCTCGCCACCGCGTGA
- a CDS encoding acyl-CoA dehydrogenase family protein yields MSASPAIQTEPQDLVSLTKSAGESAKALAAEATRRVRTRILGTDGRVDAAKLEGQQHAAHGLAWLATYAEAIAELGGYAERLQAEGRFGETESLLVRIGAGEYLDQLFSGIPMSQGEMVRPTGSLGLTAKEVASYRTDAVETLIAEGNTPENRAALVAQMRDGSGSATVGASGLDEDMEAIRSEMRRFGKAEVVDQAHEWHLKNAYIPMEIVQKMAELGVFGLTIPEEYGGMGLPKTAMCVVSEELSRAYIGVGSLGTRSEIAAELILCGGTEEQKQRFLPKIASGDILPTAVFTEPNTGSDLASLRTRAVKDGDVWKITGNKTWITHPVRADIMTVLVRTKPEEKGHKGLSMLIAEKPRGTDEDPFPVQGLSGGEIEVLGYRGMKEYELAFEGLEVPAANLLGEVEGKGFAQLMQTFESARIQTAARAIGVAQSALDVGLRYAEERVQFGKPLVSFPRVADKLAMMAVEINIARQLTYFSAREKDEGKRCDLEAGMAKLLGARVAWAAADNALQIHGGNGFALEYPVSRILCDARILSIFEGAAEIQAQVIARRLLEAA; encoded by the coding sequence ATGTCCGCATCCCCCGCCATCCAGACCGAACCGCAGGATCTCGTCTCCCTGACCAAGTCCGCCGGCGAGAGCGCCAAGGCCCTCGCCGCGGAGGCCACCCGCCGGGTCCGGACGCGGATCCTCGGCACGGACGGGCGCGTCGATGCGGCCAAGCTCGAAGGGCAGCAGCACGCCGCCCACGGCCTCGCGTGGCTCGCGACCTACGCCGAGGCCATCGCCGAACTCGGCGGCTATGCCGAGCGCCTCCAGGCGGAGGGCCGGTTCGGCGAGACGGAGTCGCTCCTCGTGCGGATCGGCGCCGGCGAGTACCTCGACCAGCTGTTCTCCGGCATCCCGATGAGCCAGGGCGAGATGGTCCGGCCCACCGGCTCCCTCGGGCTCACCGCCAAGGAGGTGGCCTCCTACCGCACCGACGCCGTCGAGACCCTGATCGCCGAGGGCAACACCCCGGAGAACCGCGCCGCCCTGGTCGCCCAGATGCGCGACGGCAGCGGCTCGGCCACGGTCGGCGCCTCGGGCCTCGACGAGGACATGGAGGCGATCCGCTCCGAGATGCGCCGCTTCGGCAAGGCCGAGGTGGTCGATCAGGCGCACGAGTGGCACCTGAAGAACGCCTACATCCCGATGGAGATCGTGCAGAAGATGGCCGAGCTCGGCGTCTTCGGGCTGACGATCCCCGAGGAATACGGCGGCATGGGCTTGCCCAAGACCGCCATGTGCGTGGTCTCGGAGGAGCTGTCCCGGGCCTATATCGGCGTCGGCTCGCTCGGCACCCGCTCGGAGATCGCCGCCGAGCTGATCCTGTGCGGCGGCACCGAGGAGCAGAAGCAGCGCTTCCTGCCGAAGATCGCCTCGGGCGACATCCTGCCCACCGCCGTCTTCACCGAGCCGAACACGGGTTCGGACCTTGCCAGCCTGCGCACGCGCGCGGTCAAGGACGGCGATGTCTGGAAAATAACCGGCAACAAGACCTGGATCACCCATCCGGTCCGCGCCGACATCATGACGGTCCTGGTGCGCACCAAGCCCGAGGAGAAGGGCCACAAGGGCCTCTCCATGCTGATCGCCGAGAAGCCGCGCGGGACGGATGAGGATCCCTTCCCCGTGCAGGGTCTGTCGGGGGGCGAGATCGAGGTGCTCGGCTACCGCGGCATGAAGGAGTACGAGCTGGCCTTCGAGGGACTGGAGGTGCCGGCCGCCAACCTGCTCGGCGAGGTCGAGGGCAAGGGCTTCGCCCAGCTGATGCAGACCTTCGAATCGGCCCGCATCCAGACGGCGGCGCGCGCCATCGGCGTCGCCCAGTCGGCCCTCGACGTGGGGCTGCGCTACGCCGAGGAGCGGGTCCAGTTCGGCAAGCCGCTGGTCAGCTTCCCGCGGGTCGCCGACAAGCTCGCCATGATGGCGGTGGAGATCAACATCGCCCGCCAGCTCACCTACTTCTCGGCCCGCGAGAAGGACGAGGGCAAGCGCTGCGACCTCGAGGCCGGGATGGCGAAGCTGCTGGGCGCCCGCGTCGCTTGGGCGGCGGCCGACAACGCCCTGCAGATCCACGGCGGCAACGGTTTCGCGCTGGAATACCCGGTGAGCCGGATCCTGTGCGACGCCCGCATCCTCTCGATCTTCGAGGGCGCGGCGGAGATCCAGGCCCAGGTGATCGCTCGCCGGTTACTCGAAGCCGCCTGA
- a CDS encoding FAD-dependent oxidoreductase yields the protein MNQDKPREVRLALDAIPLGGKAEGKAGEEAVLFVRDADGVRAFQAKCPHLGAPLAKGEICGGRLYCPWHKAAFSLADGALEEPPALAALTRYPVRIEGGEAVATLAPEPAPARRAETPVGHVLIVGTGAAAVACVTTLRREGYSGAITMVGREAHPPYDRTKLSKQFLAKPTPPEKTLLEPDFSTAHRVERLKAEASRIDPAARSVTLADGRVLTGDALLIATGSRAVVPDFEGARLDGVMTLRSLDDAVRLSEAAGAAERVVVIGAGFIGLEAAAFLTKRGLSVTVLSREEIPFAKRFGEAVGAALKRYHAGTGVTFVTGAVARIAGTGSVAAVETADGTRLPADLVLIGAGAAPETGIVAGVEPDEHGGLPVGADLKLADNVWVAGDIAAFPERGSGVTARIEHWRLAQQHGTHAARAILGATGGFSGAPFFWSNQGDKRLDYGGYAPGFERIILQGDPEALDFIAYYVRENRAVAACSIGRNPAFTAFLHLLGEDRVPSPDAIESGADLAALV from the coding sequence ATGAATCAGGATAAGCCCCGCGAGGTCCGCCTCGCCCTCGACGCCATCCCGCTCGGCGGCAAAGCCGAGGGCAAGGCCGGCGAGGAGGCGGTGCTGTTCGTGCGCGATGCGGACGGCGTGCGCGCCTTCCAGGCCAAGTGCCCGCATCTCGGCGCCCCCCTCGCCAAGGGCGAGATCTGCGGCGGCCGGCTGTACTGCCCCTGGCACAAGGCGGCGTTCTCCCTGGCCGACGGTGCCCTGGAGGAGCCTCCGGCCCTCGCGGCGCTCACCCGCTACCCCGTCCGGATCGAGGGCGGCGAGGCGGTGGCCACGCTCGCCCCCGAGCCCGCTCCGGCCAGGCGCGCCGAGACGCCCGTCGGCCATGTCCTGATCGTCGGCACCGGCGCGGCGGCGGTCGCCTGCGTCACCACGCTCCGGCGCGAGGGCTACTCCGGCGCCATCACCATGGTCGGCCGCGAGGCGCACCCGCCCTACGACCGGACCAAGCTGTCCAAGCAGTTCCTCGCCAAGCCGACCCCGCCGGAAAAGACCCTGCTGGAGCCGGATTTCTCCACCGCCCACCGGGTGGAGCGGCTCAAGGCCGAAGCGAGCCGGATCGACCCGGCCGCCCGCAGCGTGACCCTGGCGGACGGACGGGTGCTCACCGGCGACGCCCTGCTGATCGCCACCGGCAGCCGTGCCGTGGTGCCGGATTTCGAAGGGGCCCGCCTCGACGGCGTGATGACCCTGCGCAGCCTCGACGACGCGGTCCGGCTCAGCGAGGCGGCGGGCGCGGCCGAACGGGTGGTGGTGATCGGCGCGGGCTTCATCGGCCTGGAGGCCGCCGCCTTCCTGACCAAGCGCGGCCTGTCGGTGACGGTCCTGTCCCGCGAGGAGATCCCCTTCGCCAAGCGCTTCGGCGAGGCCGTGGGCGCGGCCTTGAAGCGCTACCATGCCGGCACCGGCGTGACCTTCGTCACCGGCGCGGTCGCGCGGATCGCCGGCACCGGCTCCGTCGCGGCGGTCGAGACCGCGGACGGCACCCGGCTGCCGGCCGACCTCGTGCTGATCGGCGCCGGCGCCGCGCCGGAGACCGGGATCGTGGCGGGCGTCGAGCCTGACGAGCACGGCGGCCTCCCGGTGGGCGCCGACCTGAAGCTCGCCGACAATGTCTGGGTCGCGGGCGACATCGCGGCCTTTCCCGAGCGCGGCAGCGGCGTCACGGCCCGGATCGAGCACTGGCGGCTGGCGCAGCAGCACGGGACGCACGCGGCCCGGGCGATCCTGGGCGCAACCGGCGGCTTTTCCGGCGCGCCGTTCTTCTGGAGCAACCAGGGGGACAAGCGACTCGATTACGGCGGCTACGCGCCGGGTTTCGAGCGGATCATCCTGCAGGGCGACCCGGAGGCGCTGGACTTCATCGCCTACTACGTCCGCGAGAACCGGGCGGTGGCCGCCTGCAGCATCGGGCGCAACCCGGCCTTCACGGCCTTCCTGCACCTGCTGGGCGAGGACCGGGTGCCGAGCCCTGACGCGATCGAGTCGGGCGCCGATCTCGCCGCGCTGGTGTGA
- a CDS encoding DMT family transporter has protein sequence MPDPARPPSLASSALPALFIPIWATGFISARAVVPHADPLAFTAVRFTAVALVLAGIATASRVRWPGDRAGWRDPVIAGFLMQGVYLSGVFWAVSHGLPAGIAALVGSLQPLLTALLARPLLGERVSGRRALGILLGFAGTALVLAPKLGATDPSGIPPEALAISLLAVLALTFGTLWQKRTGGRGDLLAGATLQFVGGMACAIPLALAFGSTAYDPAPALWLGLAWAVLVNSVAGILLLLVLIRRGAVAGVAALFFLVPPVAALLGYQLFGEVLTPVQGAGMALAALGVAVASRG, from the coding sequence ATGCCTGACCCCGCCCGCCCGCCGAGCCTCGCGTCCAGCGCCCTGCCGGCGCTGTTCATCCCGATCTGGGCGACCGGCTTCATCTCCGCCCGGGCGGTGGTGCCGCACGCGGACCCGCTGGCCTTCACGGCCGTCCGCTTCACCGCCGTCGCCCTGGTGCTGGCCGGCATCGCCACGGCCTCCCGGGTGCGCTGGCCCGGGGACCGGGCGGGCTGGCGCGACCCCGTCATCGCGGGCTTCCTGATGCAGGGCGTCTACCTGTCGGGGGTGTTCTGGGCGGTGAGCCACGGGCTGCCGGCCGGCATCGCGGCCCTCGTCGGCAGCCTCCAGCCGCTGCTGACCGCGCTGCTGGCGCGGCCGCTGCTGGGCGAGCGCGTCAGCGGGCGGCGGGCGCTCGGCATCCTCCTGGGCTTTGCCGGCACGGCCCTCGTCCTCGCCCCGAAGCTCGGCGCCACGGACCCGTCCGGGATCCCGCCGGAAGCGCTCGCAATCAGCCTCCTGGCGGTGCTCGCCCTGACGTTCGGCACCCTCTGGCAGAAGCGCACCGGCGGCCGGGGCGACCTGCTGGCCGGCGCGACGCTGCAATTCGTCGGCGGCATGGCCTGCGCGATCCCGCTGGCGCTGGCCTTCGGCAGCACGGCCTACGACCCGGCCCCCGCCCTGTGGCTCGGTCTCGCCTGGGCGGTGCTGGTCAACTCGGTGGCGGGGATCCTGCTGCTGCTGGTGCTGATCCGGCGGGGGGCGGTGGCGGGCGTCGCCGCGCTGTTCTTCCTCGTGCCGCCGGTGGCGGCCCTCCTCGGCTACCAGCTGTTCGGCGAGGTTCTGACGCCGGTGCAGGGCGCCGGCATGGCGCTCGCCGCCCTCGGCGTGGCCGTCGCCAGCCGGGGCTGA
- a CDS encoding YihY/virulence factor BrkB family protein, translating to MNPLRSGLQVAGLAAQRFVSHDGWAIASHIALSTLTSLFPFLILLAALAGLFGTQSLADEAGVLIFDAWPREIAKPIVGEVHRVLTEQRSGVLTLGALFALYFSSSGVESLRVGLNRAYGLRESRPWWLTRLESIGYVICGAFAMLAFALLVVLGPLIWRNVVLVAPGLEPLSLTVAIGRIAITALLLAVVLVIAHKFVAAGRRSILSVLPGIGVTLVLWFFAGLGFGYYLDRFSNAYASTYGGLATAMVFLVFLYWLAAMFLFGGEINGTVIAARRSRLQAKMLARRAEREGKWTGSGP from the coding sequence GTGAATCCCCTCCGCAGTGGACTTCAGGTCGCCGGCCTCGCCGCGCAGCGCTTCGTCTCCCACGACGGCTGGGCGATCGCGAGCCACATCGCGCTCTCGACCCTGACGTCGCTGTTCCCGTTCCTGATCCTGCTGGCGGCGCTCGCCGGCCTGTTCGGCACGCAGTCGCTGGCCGACGAGGCCGGCGTGCTGATCTTCGACGCGTGGCCCCGCGAGATCGCCAAGCCGATCGTCGGCGAGGTGCACCGGGTGCTCACCGAGCAGCGCAGCGGCGTGCTGACGCTGGGCGCGCTGTTTGCCCTGTACTTCTCCTCCTCGGGGGTCGAGAGCCTGCGGGTCGGCCTGAACCGGGCCTACGGCTTGCGCGAGAGCCGGCCCTGGTGGCTGACCCGGCTCGAATCGATCGGCTACGTCATCTGCGGCGCCTTCGCCATGCTGGCCTTCGCGCTGCTGGTGGTGCTGGGGCCGCTGATCTGGCGCAACGTCGTGCTGGTGGCGCCGGGACTGGAGCCCCTGAGCCTCACGGTGGCGATCGGGCGCATCGCCATCACGGCTCTGCTCCTCGCCGTCGTCCTGGTGATCGCCCACAAGTTCGTCGCCGCCGGGCGCCGCTCGATCCTGTCGGTGCTGCCGGGGATCGGGGTGACGCTGGTGCTGTGGTTCTTCGCGGGCCTCGGCTTCGGTTACTACCTCGACCGGTTCTCGAACGCCTACGCGTCGACCTACGGGGGTCTGGCCACCGCGATGGTGTTCCTGGTGTTCCTCTACTGGCTCGCCGCCATGTTCCTGTTCGGCGGCGAGATCAACGGCACGGTGATCGCCGCCCGCCGCAGCCGCCTGCAGGCCAAGATGCTGGCGCGGCGGGCCGAGAGGGAGGGAAAGTGGACGGGCTCGGGCCCCTGA